From a region of the Flavobacterium sediminilitoris genome:
- a CDS encoding GNAT family N-acetyltransferase, protein MNLQPVLSNELITIRPLKESDFNALFSIASDKLIWEQHPNNDRYKKDVFKVFFEKALASNSAFAVIDTATERIIGSSRYYDLDSKYNNISIGFTFISRDYWGTNYNSNLKKLMIDYAFQFVNSIYFHVGATNFRSQKAVLKLGAIKVEEPNNETNWLYELKKIK, encoded by the coding sequence ATGAATTTACAACCAGTTCTTTCTAACGAATTAATTACAATCAGGCCTTTAAAAGAGAGCGATTTTAATGCTCTTTTTAGTATAGCTTCAGACAAACTTATTTGGGAACAACACCCGAATAATGATCGATACAAAAAAGATGTCTTTAAAGTTTTTTTTGAAAAAGCATTGGCATCTAATAGTGCTTTTGCTGTAATTGATACTGCTACAGAAAGAATAATTGGTTCATCTCGTTATTACGATTTAGATTCAAAATATAATAACATCTCTATTGGGTTTACTTTTATTTCAAGGGATTATTGGGGAACAAATTATAATAGTAATCTAAAAAAATTGATGATTGATTATGCTTTTCAATTTGTAAATAGTATTTATTTTCATGTAGGTGCAACAAATTTTAGGTCTCAAAAAGCTGTTTTAAAGTTAGGCGCAATAAAAGTTGAAGAACCAAATAATGAAACAAACTGGTTATATGAATTAAAAAAGATTAAATAA